One genomic window of Pseudomonadales bacterium includes the following:
- a CDS encoding sugar transferase, whose amino-acid sequence MSRSFEIVITILLLILLAPIFLIVYLVLLLNLGSPVIFRQTRLGLHNESFVIYKYRTMKNLVDEDGLPLPDFERLGLVGSIVRSASLDELPGLWNVLKGEMSLVGPRPLLPEYLLLYDDEQRRRHEVKPGITGWAQVNGRNAISWEQKFKLDVWYVDNRSFWLDVKILFLTIKKVVTRDGISSSSEVTMEKFTGNE is encoded by the coding sequence ATGTCGAGAAGTTTTGAAATTGTCATTACGATCTTATTGCTGATTTTGTTAGCGCCAATATTCCTTATTGTATATCTTGTTCTTTTACTGAATTTGGGTTCCCCTGTCATTTTTCGGCAGACTAGACTTGGTTTGCATAATGAAAGCTTTGTCATTTATAAATATAGAACTATGAAGAATCTCGTCGATGAGGACGGCCTACCATTACCCGACTTCGAGCGTTTGGGTTTGGTTGGTTCGATTGTTCGCTCTGCCAGCCTTGATGAATTGCCGGGGTTATGGAACGTGTTAAAGGGTGAAATGAGTTTAGTGGGTCCGAGGCCGTTGTTGCCAGAATATTTGCTGTTATATGATGATGAGCAAAGACGTCGGCATGAAGTGAAACCCGGTATTACAGGGTGGGCTCAGGTAAATGGTCGAAATGCTATTTCATGGGAGCAAAAATTTAAGCTGGATGTTTGGTATGTTGATAACAGATCATTTTGGTTGGATGTAAAAATTCTTTTTTTGACTATAAAAAAAGTTGTTACGAGGGATGGCATATCCTCCTCGAGCGAAGTAACTATGGAAAAATTTACAGGCAATGAGTAA